A genomic segment from Stappia indica encodes:
- a CDS encoding alanine/glycine:cation symporter family protein: MEFLHTLFGYIDALTWGWALIPILVVFGVFITIMSGFVQVEFFGRMFRVLSGRNQNNDPNAISAREALLVSVGGRVGGGNIAGVAVAITLGGPGAVFWMWCIALVGMATSLVECTLAQVYKRKDGDHSFRGGPADYIRRGLGREYNWLAIVYAICLLAAFGLGFNAFQGNTVAGAVQDSLGIDRMITGALLTVVTGFVIFGGIKRIAKAADVVVPIMAVGYLGLALVAIVLNIQEIPSVIARIVSSAFGYEEAIAGGMGAAIAQGLRRGLFSNEAGLGSAPNVAATALVRHPVSQGVTQAFSVFIDTIVICSCTAFLILLGDVYTPGAEGIDGVVLTQQSLASHFGEWSRYALTLAILLFAFSSIIYNVYLGENALAAMTDSKMALNGLRLLILGLVFMGAAAPSATAVFFFSDPMMGVLALVNLVAILMLFPTAMRVVNDFRAQLKAGVARPIFDPAKFPDLDLDREAWDPARWK, translated from the coding sequence ATGGAGTTCCTGCATACGCTGTTCGGGTACATTGACGCGCTGACCTGGGGCTGGGCGCTGATCCCGATCCTGGTCGTGTTCGGCGTGTTCATCACCATCATGTCCGGCTTCGTCCAGGTCGAGTTCTTCGGCCGGATGTTCCGCGTGCTGTCGGGCCGCAACCAGAACAACGATCCCAATGCGATCAGCGCCCGCGAGGCGCTGCTGGTGTCGGTCGGCGGGCGCGTTGGCGGCGGCAACATCGCCGGCGTCGCCGTGGCGATCACGCTCGGCGGGCCGGGCGCGGTGTTCTGGATGTGGTGCATCGCGCTGGTCGGCATGGCCACCAGCCTGGTCGAATGCACGCTGGCCCAGGTCTACAAGCGCAAGGACGGCGATCACTCCTTCCGCGGCGGACCGGCCGACTACATCCGCCGGGGCCTCGGCCGCGAGTACAACTGGCTGGCCATCGTCTACGCCATCTGCCTGCTGGCCGCCTTCGGCCTCGGCTTCAACGCCTTCCAGGGCAACACGGTCGCCGGCGCGGTGCAGGATTCGCTCGGCATCGATCGGATGATCACCGGCGCGCTGCTGACCGTCGTCACCGGCTTCGTGATCTTCGGCGGCATCAAGCGCATCGCCAAGGCGGCGGACGTGGTGGTGCCGATCATGGCCGTCGGCTATCTGGGTCTCGCCCTTGTCGCCATCGTGCTCAACATCCAGGAGATCCCGTCCGTGATCGCCCGCATCGTCTCCAGCGCCTTCGGCTACGAGGAAGCGATTGCCGGCGGCATGGGCGCTGCGATCGCGCAAGGGCTGCGCCGCGGCCTGTTCTCCAACGAGGCCGGCCTCGGCTCGGCCCCGAACGTGGCGGCCACCGCATTGGTGCGCCACCCGGTCAGCCAGGGCGTCACCCAGGCCTTCTCGGTGTTCATCGACACCATCGTCATCTGCTCCTGCACCGCCTTCCTGATCCTGCTCGGCGACGTCTACACGCCGGGCGCGGAAGGCATCGACGGCGTGGTGCTGACCCAGCAGTCGCTGGCGAGCCATTTCGGCGAGTGGTCGCGCTATGCGCTGACGCTGGCGATCCTGCTTTTCGCCTTCTCCTCGATCATCTACAACGTCTATCTGGGCGAGAACGCGCTGGCGGCGATGACCGACTCCAAGATGGCGCTGAACGGGTTGCGGCTGCTGATCCTCGGCCTCGTCTTCATGGGCGCGGCGGCGCCGTCCGCGACGGCCGTGTTCTTCTTCTCCGACCCGATGATGGGCGTGCTGGCGCTGGTCAACCTGGTGGCCATCCTGATGCTGTTCCCGACGGCGATGCGCGTGGTCAACGACTTCCGCGCCCAGCTGAAGGCCGGCGTCGCCCGCCCGATCTTCGATCCGGCGAAATTCCCCGACCTCGATCTCGACCGAGAGGCCTGGGACCCCGCGCGCTGGAAGTAA
- a CDS encoding M81 family metallopeptidase produces the protein MRRLAIARLWHEANAFSPVPTGLESFRRREWQAGPQAHEAYRGTATEMGGTVAFLDARPDWQGVFLRCTSAPPGGLVEQAALDAIHDEIVEGLAREAKEAPFDAVYVSLHGAIAGTRDLGPDRTLLARIRAVLGPHVPLAVTFDMHACLDPRIAESADILVGYKTYPHVDMAETAEKALGLVERMAEGERFRSLILPVPMLPPSHSMRTDGRPMGDLVRLAGEREAEAGLADITVFGGFAYADTPWTSASVTVCHRDDGKGEGEGARARAVAEGMADDLLRSHGAFLPDLPGAAEGLARAVRLLEGGTRWPVAVLENSDNPLSGGAGDTPGLFRALVEAAPPWPALFASFCDPDLVARAHELGAGARLESHLGGRLGTAFGPPVPFSGEIVRLTDGRFVNTGPMERGRQEAVGRTVLLRAGALSVVIAETAQSVNDPAWAALHGIDLGEIALFCTKAKNHFRAAFGTFCGAIIDVDTPGPAPADLTSLPYRHVPASFLRPAQ, from the coding sequence ATGCGGCGTCTGGCGATTGCGCGGCTGTGGCACGAGGCCAATGCCTTTTCCCCCGTTCCCACGGGCCTTGAGAGCTTTCGCCGGCGCGAATGGCAGGCGGGACCTCAAGCGCACGAGGCCTATCGCGGCACGGCGACGGAGATGGGCGGGACGGTCGCCTTTCTCGACGCCCGACCCGACTGGCAGGGGGTGTTCCTGCGCTGCACCTCGGCCCCGCCCGGCGGCCTTGTCGAGCAGGCGGCGCTCGATGCCATCCACGACGAGATCGTCGAGGGCCTTGCCCGCGAGGCGAAGGAAGCCCCGTTCGATGCGGTCTATGTCTCCCTGCACGGCGCCATTGCCGGCACGCGGGACCTCGGCCCCGACCGCACGCTGCTTGCCCGCATCCGCGCGGTGCTCGGGCCGCATGTGCCGCTCGCCGTCACGTTCGACATGCACGCCTGCCTCGATCCGCGCATTGCCGAGAGCGCCGACATCCTTGTCGGCTACAAGACCTATCCCCATGTCGACATGGCCGAGACGGCGGAGAAAGCGCTCGGCCTCGTCGAGCGCATGGCGGAGGGGGAGCGTTTCCGCTCGCTGATCCTGCCGGTGCCGATGCTTCCCCCCAGCCATTCCATGCGCACCGACGGCCGGCCGATGGGCGACCTTGTCCGCCTGGCGGGCGAGCGCGAGGCGGAGGCCGGCCTTGCCGACATCACCGTCTTCGGCGGCTTCGCCTATGCCGACACGCCCTGGACCTCAGCCTCCGTCACCGTCTGCCACCGTGACGATGGCAAGGGCGAGGGGGAGGGCGCCCGCGCCCGTGCGGTGGCGGAAGGAATGGCGGACGATCTGCTTCGCAGCCATGGCGCGTTCCTGCCCGATCTGCCGGGAGCGGCCGAAGGCCTGGCGCGCGCCGTCCGCCTGCTGGAGGGCGGCACCCGCTGGCCGGTCGCGGTGCTGGAAAACTCCGACAATCCGCTGTCGGGCGGCGCCGGCGACACGCCGGGCCTCTTCCGCGCCCTTGTCGAGGCGGCCCCGCCCTGGCCGGCCCTGTTCGCCAGCTTCTGCGATCCCGATCTCGTTGCCCGCGCCCATGAGCTGGGCGCCGGTGCCCGGCTGGAGAGCCATCTTGGGGGTCGTCTCGGCACGGCATTCGGCCCGCCGGTGCCGTTCTCGGGCGAGATCGTCCGCCTCACCGACGGGCGTTTCGTCAACACCGGGCCGATGGAGCGCGGCCGGCAGGAGGCGGTCGGCCGCACCGTGCTGCTGCGTGCCGGCGCCCTCTCGGTGGTGATCGCCGAGACCGCGCAGAGCGTCAACGATCCGGCCTGGGCCGCCCTGCACGGCATCGACCTTGGAGAGATCGCCCTGTTCTGCACCAAGGCCAAGAACCATTTCCGCGCCGCCTTCGGCACGTTTTGCGGCGCCATCATCGATGTCGATACGCCCGGCCCGGCCCCGGCCGATCTGACCAGCCTGCCCTATCGCCACGTGCCTGCGAGCTTCCTCCGCCCCGCGCAATAA
- a CDS encoding aspartate/glutamate racemase family protein: MQNDTGRTASSEAPPARARASLGIIAGSGPEAGLDLWAKVLTRNQQLMGEAFRGDLDAPRVVVVSEPRLGLSMDLAGNDAAVWAAMRETLDILAPQVEAYAIACNTLNWYAPRIEKLGLAAQLVSFQDVLADWIARSGTRKLALLGAGPVTAMDAWSAYRDLPQLVEVELPGDAAALHRLIEDVKRLGSRDAALRPRLAELVAGLDADTVLLACTELPLIADIETDKQLVDVTDLVADALARRALPAPALLQQAG, encoded by the coding sequence ATGCAGAACGACACCGGCCGAACGGCCAGCAGCGAGGCGCCGCCGGCGCGCGCGCGGGCGAGCCTCGGCATCATCGCCGGCTCGGGACCGGAGGCCGGGCTCGACCTGTGGGCCAAGGTGCTGACGCGCAACCAGCAGCTGATGGGCGAGGCGTTTCGCGGCGATCTCGACGCGCCGCGCGTCGTCGTCGTGTCCGAGCCGCGGCTCGGCCTGTCGATGGATCTGGCCGGAAACGATGCCGCCGTGTGGGCGGCGATGCGCGAGACGCTCGACATCCTGGCGCCGCAGGTCGAGGCCTATGCCATCGCCTGCAACACGCTGAACTGGTACGCGCCGCGCATCGAAAAGCTCGGCCTTGCCGCGCAGCTGGTCTCGTTCCAGGACGTCCTGGCCGACTGGATCGCCCGCAGCGGCACGCGCAAGCTGGCGCTGCTCGGCGCCGGGCCGGTGACGGCGATGGACGCATGGTCGGCCTATCGCGACCTGCCGCAGCTGGTCGAGGTGGAACTGCCGGGCGATGCGGCCGCGCTGCACCGGCTGATCGAGGACGTGAAGCGGCTGGGCAGCCGGGACGCGGCCCTGCGCCCGCGCCTTGCCGAGCTGGTGGCCGGGCTCGACGCCGACACGGTGCTGCTGGCCTGCACCGAGCTGCCGCTGATCGCCGACATCGAGACGGACAAGCAGCTGGTCGACGTGACGGATCTGGTCGCCGACGCGCTGGCGCGGCGGGCGCTGCCGGCGCCGGCCCTCCTGCAGCAGGCGGGCTGA
- a CDS encoding aspartate ammonia-lyase, giving the protein MTVQMRREEDSLGQMDLPHDCLWGIHTQRAIANFPISGMPLSHFPEFVRALAWVKLAAANANLELGVLAEGKHAAIAAVCEEIVAGHHMAHFRVDMIQGGAGTSTNMNANEVIANLALLRMGHRPGEYARLHPNDDVNRSQSTNDVYPTAMRLAIVSQCSPLQDAQRRLSAAFAERARAFATVRKIGRTQLQDAVPMTLGQEFAGFAATIDEDVAIIGQLSRLLLEVNLGGTAIGTRVNAPAGYPEKAVAELSRITGMQAKLAIDLIEASSDTGAYVTFSSVLKRIAVKLSKICNDLRLLSSGPRSGFNEIRLPPVQAGSSIMPGKINPVIPEVVNQVAFQVVGNDLTVTMAAEAGQLQLNAMEPIILLNVLQSMRILMQAMDTLAERCVAGIEANAAQCEGALENSLVLATMLVPHLGYANAAKIAKTALARDRSVTETAVELGFGTREDIQAMILSET; this is encoded by the coding sequence ATGACTGTGCAGATGCGGCGCGAGGAAGACAGCCTCGGCCAGATGGACCTGCCGCACGATTGCCTGTGGGGCATCCACACGCAGCGTGCCATCGCCAATTTCCCCATCTCGGGGATGCCGTTGTCGCATTTTCCCGAATTCGTGCGGGCGCTCGCCTGGGTCAAGCTTGCCGCCGCCAACGCCAACCTGGAGCTCGGCGTGCTGGCGGAAGGCAAGCATGCGGCCATCGCGGCGGTGTGCGAGGAGATCGTCGCCGGGCACCACATGGCGCATTTCCGGGTCGACATGATCCAGGGCGGGGCCGGCACCTCGACCAACATGAACGCCAACGAGGTGATCGCCAACCTCGCCCTGCTGCGCATGGGCCATCGGCCCGGCGAGTATGCCAGGCTGCATCCCAACGACGACGTCAACCGCTCGCAGTCGACCAACGACGTCTACCCGACCGCCATGCGGCTGGCCATCGTCAGCCAGTGCAGCCCGTTGCAGGACGCGCAGCGGCGCCTGTCCGCCGCCTTCGCCGAGCGGGCGCGGGCCTTCGCAACGGTGCGCAAGATCGGCCGCACCCAGCTGCAGGACGCGGTGCCGATGACGCTCGGCCAGGAGTTCGCCGGCTTTGCCGCCACCATCGACGAGGACGTGGCGATCATCGGCCAGCTGTCGCGCCTGCTGCTGGAGGTCAATCTCGGCGGCACCGCCATCGGCACGAGGGTCAACGCCCCGGCCGGCTATCCGGAAAAGGCGGTGGCGGAGCTGTCGCGGATCACCGGCATGCAGGCGAAGCTCGCCATCGACCTGATCGAGGCCTCCTCCGACACCGGCGCCTATGTGACCTTCTCGAGCGTGCTGAAGCGCATTGCGGTGAAACTGTCGAAGATCTGCAACGACCTGCGGCTGCTGTCGTCGGGCCCGCGCTCGGGCTTCAACGAGATCCGCCTGCCGCCGGTGCAGGCTGGCTCCTCGATCATGCCCGGCAAGATCAACCCGGTGATCCCGGAAGTGGTCAACCAGGTGGCGTTCCAGGTGGTCGGCAACGATCTGACCGTGACCATGGCGGCGGAGGCCGGCCAGCTGCAGCTCAACGCCATGGAGCCGATCATCCTGCTCAACGTGCTGCAGTCGATGCGCATCCTGATGCAGGCGATGGACACGCTGGCGGAGCGCTGCGTCGCCGGGATCGAGGCCAACGCGGCGCAATGCGAGGGCGCGCTGGAGAACAGCCTGGTGCTGGCGACGATGCTGGTGCCGCATCTGGGCTATGCCAATGCGGCGAAGATCGCCAAGACCGCGCTGGCGCGGGACAGAAGCGTCACCGAGACCGCCGTGGAACTCGGCTTCGGCACGCGCGAGGACATCCAGGCAATGATCCTGAGCGAGACCTGA
- a CDS encoding aspartate aminotransferase family protein encodes MSHVFHRSARATPPLAVAGEGSYILCSDGRRYLDACGGAAVSCLGHSQQEVADAIAAQAGRLAYAHTGFFTSEPAEELAELLVDGAPGGLEKVYFVLSGSEAVETALKMAHQYHRERGEPARRHVISRWQSYHGNTLGALSAGGNRARRAAYADLLIDMHHISPCHAYRGRQEGESEEDYGLRAADELEAKILELGPQTVSAFIAETVSGATLGAVPPAPGYFRRIREICDRYGVLLILDEVMCGMGRTGHAHACLAEGIAPDLMTVAKGLGAGFLPLGAVLVGGHVHAAFEGGSGAFQHGHTFVGHPVACAGALATQKIVRREKLVEKVHAEERLVRALLEERFGQHPHVGDIRGRGFFFALELVADRESKAPFAPERQLAARIKREAQARGLLCYPGAGTADGEAGDHVLLAPPYTATRAELAEMVRLLGESLDALLA; translated from the coding sequence ATGAGCCACGTCTTCCACCGCTCCGCCCGCGCCACTCCGCCGCTCGCCGTCGCCGGCGAGGGCAGCTACATCCTTTGCAGCGACGGGCGGCGTTATCTCGATGCCTGCGGCGGCGCCGCCGTCTCCTGCCTCGGCCACAGTCAGCAGGAAGTGGCGGATGCCATCGCGGCGCAGGCCGGGCGGCTCGCCTATGCGCATACCGGCTTCTTCACCAGCGAGCCGGCGGAAGAGCTGGCCGAGTTGCTGGTCGACGGCGCGCCTGGCGGGCTGGAGAAGGTCTATTTCGTGCTGAGCGGCTCGGAGGCGGTGGAGACCGCGCTGAAGATGGCGCACCAGTATCACCGCGAGCGCGGCGAGCCGGCGCGCCGGCACGTTATCAGCCGCTGGCAGAGCTATCACGGCAACACGCTGGGCGCCCTGTCGGCCGGCGGCAACCGGGCGCGCCGTGCCGCCTATGCGGATCTCCTGATCGACATGCATCACATCTCGCCCTGCCACGCCTATCGCGGCCGGCAGGAGGGCGAGAGCGAGGAGGACTACGGCTTGCGCGCCGCCGACGAGCTGGAGGCGAAGATCCTGGAGCTGGGGCCGCAGACCGTCTCGGCCTTCATCGCCGAGACCGTCTCGGGGGCAACGCTCGGCGCCGTGCCGCCGGCGCCCGGCTATTTCCGCCGGATCCGCGAGATCTGCGACCGGTACGGCGTGCTGCTGATCCTCGACGAGGTGATGTGCGGCATGGGCCGCACCGGCCACGCACATGCCTGTCTTGCCGAAGGCATCGCGCCGGACCTGATGACGGTCGCCAAGGGGCTGGGGGCGGGGTTCCTGCCGCTCGGCGCGGTGCTGGTCGGCGGGCATGTCCATGCCGCCTTCGAAGGCGGCTCGGGCGCGTTCCAGCACGGGCACACGTTCGTCGGCCATCCGGTCGCCTGTGCCGGGGCGCTGGCGACGCAGAAGATCGTCCGCCGCGAGAAGCTGGTGGAGAAGGTCCATGCCGAGGAGCGGCTGGTGCGGGCGCTGCTGGAGGAGCGCTTCGGCCAGCATCCGCATGTCGGCGACATTCGCGGGCGCGGCTTCTTCTTCGCGCTGGAGCTGGTCGCCGACCGCGAGAGCAAGGCGCCGTTCGCGCCGGAGCGGCAGCTTGCGGCAAGGATCAAGCGCGAGGCGCAGGCGCGCGGGCTCCTGTGCTATCCCGGCGCCGGCACGGCGGACGGGGAGGCCGGCGACCACGTGCTGCTGGCCCCGCCCTATACGGCGACGCGCGCGGAGCTGGCCGAGATGGTGCGCCTGCTCGGCGAGAGCCTCGACGCGCTGCTTGCCTGA
- a CDS encoding helix-turn-helix domain-containing protein translates to MHPFGTNLRLLCGYRPSIARVAQDLKINRSQLNRYLAGSSFPRNALMRKICDYFGVEPHEMLLPEEEFARLVKLRGLASDTLTRTFRQHFDQIFAHGDPRIFNLVGTFFEYYYSMSSRGQIVRALVSFSIEGEHVFYRRLERMGPFDRTCRRHYRYQGSALLTGDRVFLNDYEYSAGIEITQTVLYPDYAHRWTRLHGVKVGVSANRDHVPCAVRTYLERTLPRMPLAGALRRCGLFDPDSPEMPAYVLPMIDNARSGNHVFEAYADERG, encoded by the coding sequence ATGCACCCTTTCGGCACCAATCTCCGCCTCTTGTGCGGTTACCGGCCCTCCATCGCCCGCGTGGCGCAGGACCTGAAGATCAATCGCAGCCAGCTCAACCGCTATCTTGCGGGAAGCTCCTTCCCGCGCAACGCCTTGATGCGGAAGATCTGCGATTATTTCGGCGTCGAGCCGCACGAGATGCTGCTGCCGGAGGAGGAGTTCGCCCGACTGGTGAAGCTGCGCGGCCTTGCCTCCGACACGCTGACCCGCACCTTCCGCCAGCATTTCGACCAGATCTTCGCCCATGGCGACCCGCGCATCTTCAACCTGGTCGGCACCTTCTTCGAATATTACTATTCCATGTCCTCGCGCGGCCAGATCGTGCGGGCGCTGGTCTCCTTCTCCATCGAGGGCGAGCACGTCTTCTACCGCCGGCTGGAGCGCATGGGCCCGTTCGACCGGACCTGCCGGCGCCACTACCGCTACCAGGGTTCGGCGCTGCTGACCGGCGACCGGGTGTTCCTCAACGACTACGAATACAGCGCCGGCATCGAGATCACCCAGACCGTGCTCTATCCCGACTACGCCCATCGCTGGACGCGGCTGCACGGGGTCAAGGTCGGCGTCTCGGCCAACCGCGACCACGTGCCCTGCGCCGTGCGCACCTATCTGGAGCGCACCCTGCCGCGCATGCCGCTGGCCGGGGCGCTGCGCCGCTGCGGCCTGTTCGATCCGGACAGCCCGGAAATGCCGGCCTATGTGCTGCCGATGATCGACAATGCCCGCTCCGGCAACCACGTCTTCGAGGCCTATGCCGACGAGCGCGGCTGA
- a CDS encoding asparaginase domain-containing protein, whose protein sequence is MAEILLIHTGGTIGMAPGPNGLAPAKGLVEAAARRLAPADARLTLHVFDPLVDSSAIGPQHWNAMLEAVDTFAARCADMPGRAGVIITHGTDTMAFTGAALAQALAGLPLPVLLCGSMQPLGAEGDAEGNLKLALDAVREGPAGVRLAFNGEIMAAAGLVKHNSQEADAFRSVPQAPLSGPYRRRRFAGKRLAILTLSPGLPAGAIAGALAALDGAVLRVYGAGTAMADPELETALAQAVQRGCRIRAVSQCEEGGLSPGSYAAGAALWRAGVENGGPETAEAALARLWLELSD, encoded by the coding sequence ATGGCCGAGATCCTGCTGATCCATACCGGCGGCACCATCGGCATGGCGCCCGGCCCGAATGGGCTGGCGCCGGCCAAAGGCCTGGTCGAGGCGGCAGCGCGCCGGCTGGCCCCGGCCGACGCCCGGCTGACGCTGCATGTCTTCGACCCGCTGGTCGACAGTTCGGCCATCGGCCCGCAGCACTGGAACGCGATGCTGGAGGCGGTCGACACGTTCGCCGCCCGCTGCGCGGACATGCCGGGGCGGGCCGGCGTCATCATCACCCACGGCACCGACACGATGGCCTTCACCGGTGCGGCGCTGGCGCAGGCGCTGGCCGGCCTGCCGCTGCCCGTCCTGCTGTGCGGGTCGATGCAGCCGCTCGGCGCCGAGGGCGACGCGGAAGGCAACCTGAAGCTGGCGCTGGATGCGGTGCGCGAGGGGCCGGCCGGGGTGCGGCTCGCCTTCAACGGCGAGATCATGGCCGCCGCAGGACTGGTGAAGCACAATTCGCAGGAGGCCGACGCCTTCCGCTCGGTGCCGCAGGCGCCGCTGTCCGGCCCCTATCGCCGCCGCCGCTTCGCAGGCAAGCGGCTGGCGATCCTGACCCTGTCGCCGGGCCTGCCGGCCGGCGCGATTGCCGGGGCGCTGGCCGCGCTCGACGGCGCGGTGCTGCGGGTCTACGGCGCCGGCACGGCGATGGCCGACCCGGAGCTGGAGACGGCGCTGGCGCAGGCGGTGCAGCGCGGCTGCCGCATCCGCGCGGTCAGCCAGTGCGAGGAAGGCGGCTTGTCGCCCGGCTCCTATGCCGCAGGCGCTGCGCTGTGGCGCGCAGGGGTGGAGAACGGCGGCCCGGAAACGGCGGAGGCGGCGCTGGCGCGGCTGTGGCTGGAGCTGTCGGACTGA